One Pseudodesulfovibrio sp. S3 DNA window includes the following coding sequences:
- a CDS encoding colicin immunity domain-containing protein, with protein sequence MAMHIDMVNSHYSRKVYIKMIVTFLNKKTKAETFQKEYFRIFSNEAKEIPEKDYEILNTLCYAVEAYCPDPHLRDGDDIDEIELKKSAQLH encoded by the coding sequence ATGGCAATGCACATAGATATGGTTAACAGCCACTACTCAAGAAAAGTGTATATAAAAATGATTGTTACTTTTTTAAATAAAAAAACTAAAGCAGAAACTTTTCAAAAAGAATACTTTAGAATCTTTTCTAATGAAGCAAAAGAAATTCCAGAAAAAGACTATGAGATATTAAATACTCTTTGCTACGCAGTTGAAGCGTATTGCCCAGATCCTCATTTGCGAGATGGCGACGATATAGATGAAATAGAATTGAAAAAAAGTGCACAATTGCACTAG